Within the Effusibacillus lacus genome, the region GAATCTTAGATACCACGTTGTCCAGAACTGTCAATTCAACTTCCATGCCTTTGAACAAGTCATTCAGTCCCGTGGTACGGTTGTCCGGATAGGTGACCGTTACCGCAGAACCGATCCGATAGATTTGTGGAGTGCCGGACAGCTTTTGCAGGGTCAACAGACCATTGGCCTGGTCCCACTCATAGATAATTCCCGCGTTTGTGGTCGATGTTCCACCTGCCAACCGGTAAACGGAAATCACTTTCCCCCGGAGGATCGTCAGTTCCACCGTATCGTTTTCCGAGAGCCCGTCAAAAGAAGTTAAAGTTCCGTCTATAGAACGATAAGTTGCCTGTTCACTCAGTTCATAGGTTTTCAGGTTGTTGGAACTGTCGGACAGCGCAATCGCTTTCAGGTCTTTGTATACCTTCACAAGAGTCCCGCTGACTTTTTCCACCCGTCGAGACTCGTCCAGGACTTCAATATAGGCTGCAGTCGGCTTGCCAATCACCAGAACCGGTTGCATGGGTTCCAGACTTGCGGCATTCGCCTGTCTGTCATTCTTGAATACCAGGGTGCCTGAAGTGAGAGTAACCGTTTGAAGCCCTGCGGAAGTCTGGACAACCATCTGATTTCCGGTTACCGATACGATATCTCCTTGCAATTCGGTGTCACGATGGACCGTCAGAAACGGCTCTGCCCGACTGATCAGCGCTGCCAGCTGGATCCGGGTGACAAAATCCAGGGGGTTAAAATTCACCGTTCCGTTAGCGTTGGGTATGCCCTTTATCAATCCATAGGCATCGGAAGAGGCAAGTTTCACATAATCCAGTGCCCAAGCGTGAATCTTGTCCGTATCGGCAAAGCTGCTTGCCGTCTGGCTGTACTGGCTGACATCATCCTCTTTGTCGATCATCCGTACAAGCAGTTGAGCCACCCATTCCCTCGATGCGGCAGAGATACCGTCAAACCGGCTTTCCTCTTCCCATCTCAACAGTCGATACCGATCTGCTATGGCGACATAAGGTTTTGCCCAGTTTGACACGTTGCGGTACTGCAATTGATAGGCGGCCGGATCGTATTGATCGACTTCCCCTTTCAATCCCAATGCCCGAATCACCATGGCGACCGCTTGTTCCTGGGACACATACTGGTCCGGAAGGAAGTTGCCGTTCCCGTCCCCCTGAATGATCTGTCTTAATGACATCTTTGCAACGTCTTTCAGCGCCCAATTGTGACTTGCCCCAAGATCCCTGAAATTGTTGGCCTCATTGGCAGCTGCCGTGTTAAAAGATGCGGAGGCAAACAACAACAGGAATACCAGAAGGCTTGATACGAGTGCTTTCCATTTCTGCGTCATGCCGTATTGTCCTCTCCCTTTATATGAAGTATGGTTTTGGAAACAAAATAGAAAAGAAGGGAAATTTTCCCTCCTATCTGTTTCGACAAAATCATACAAATTCCCTCTTTGCAAATATGAAAAAAACCGGGCATTTCTTTGCCCGGTCTTCAACCTGTCTTATTGCATGTCGGCCAGCGCTTTCTGGTCAAGCAATATGATTTGCCTTTTCTCCACGTCGATATGGCCTGCGGCCTTAAATTCGTTGAGAATTTTGCTGGTGGTTTCCCGGGTGGATCCGATCAGGCTCGCCATATCTTCGTGGGTGAGCCTGATCCCGATCTTGACACCGCCGGGAACCCGTTCCCCGTGCAGGTCTGCCAGCTTCAGGAGCAGTCGGGCAAGACGGGTTTGGACATCGTAGAACACCAGATTCTCAATTTGCTCCTGGGCTTCCTCCAGCCGCTGTTCCACAATCTGGGCCAGCCGCAGTGATACCTTGGGGTTGCGGGAAACAATCTCTTCAAACACTTTCTTGTCAATCTTGCAGATATAGGCATCATCCAGCGCTTCCGCATAATATTTGCGGGGCTCGTCGCCAAACAACGCACTTTCTCCGAAGATCGCACCCGGTTCCAGAGTAACCAGGGTAAACTGCTTGCCTGTATCGGACAGCCTGGAAATGCGAACCCGTCCTTTCTTCAACAGGTATACCGCATTGCTTGGTTCGTCAGGTGTAAAAATATAATTTCGCTTCGGCACGACAGCCGGTTGACTGCCCTTGCCAAGCTGGTCCAATTCTTTCTGTTCGACCCCTTCAAACAGGTCATACTCACGCAACTCGCAGACAGCGCATAGGCTTAGCATTCTTATCCCCTCCGAGGACCGGAAAGTTCCTGTATAGGTAACCGTAACACACTCCGCACCTCCCTGACAAGGGGCGGACGACCCAGAAGAAGGGGACACAAATCTTGCTATTCTGCAAAAATTCGCCCCAGCGGCAGCCGGATTCCACCCGGTTTCATTGCGGCTTCCAACAGTTCTTCTTCTGTCAGAATTCGTAAATGATGGTCTTGCCCACCACGGATGTATACAACATGATAAGCATCCGGGGCGAATTGGGCCAACACCCTGATCAGCGGCGTATCAGCCGTAGCCGCCAGCGACCTGACGGGCAAAGGCCGCTTGTTCCGCTGGCGGCGTTTCGTATCCAGAAACCGAATGGTGTCGTAATAGAGCTGTCTGCGCAATTGCCATGCGGACACAAACAGAAACACCCCCAAGGTGACCATTCCCGCCTGGACAAACCCGGCCCATAAAGCGAGCAGCCCCGTTATCAGCAAAACTGCTGAAAGAATGAAGGCCATGCCTATCGCCACCCCCGTAGCCTTCCGGAACCCAAGCGTCCGCGCCAGAGCTGCCCGCAGAATCCTTCCCCCGTCAAGAGGGAGTGCGGGCAACAAATTAAAGAACGCAAGGGATAAGTTGATCTGAATCAGAAAAGAACTCACACTGTCGGACAAACTTCCGATACCGGAAAGGAATATGACCAGAAACAGCAGCACAAAATTGATAAAAGGCCCTGCCAATGCAATGATTGCCTCATGCCGGGGCTGCCATCCCAGCGAGCCATGCTCCAATCGTGCGACTCCCCCAAAGGGCAGGATGGTTATGTCTTTTACCCGGTATCCAAAGAGCAGGGCCGCCCCCACATGTCCGAGTTCGTGGAGCAGGACGGTGGCAAACAGCAACAGCATTTGTCCAAAATACGGAGTCCAGGCAGACATTGCCATCAGCACAACAAAAAGGGGATGAACCTTCCATTTCATCCCCGGCCACATTACGCTTCTCACAGTTACCGCCTTGCCCGGTCCAGAATGCCCTGCGGATCAACCGGCCTGTTCTTGACATAATGGGCAAAGTACAAATCGGACGGGACTTGTTTTCCGGTTTTTCCGATCACCTGTCCGGTATAGACCCAGTCCCCGGGTTTCACACTGGCCGATTCCAGATTCCCGTACAATGTTTGTCCGGCATCACCGCCATGTTCCACAATCACATAGATCCCGTATTTGTCGTTTTTGTCATA harbors:
- a CDS encoding M50 family metallopeptidase gives rise to the protein MKWKVHPLFVVLMAMSAWTPYFGQMLLLFATVLLHELGHVGAALLFGYRVKDITILPFGGVARLEHGSLGWQPRHEAIIALAGPFINFVLLFLVIFLSGIGSLSDSVSSFLIQINLSLAFFNLLPALPLDGGRILRAALARTLGFRKATGVAIGMAFILSAVLLITGLLALWAGFVQAGMVTLGVFLFVSAWQLRRQLYYDTIRFLDTKRRQRNKRPLPVRSLAATADTPLIRVLAQFAPDAYHVVYIRGGQDHHLRILTEEELLEAAMKPGGIRLPLGRIFAE
- a CDS encoding S-layer homology domain-containing protein, which codes for MTQKWKALVSSLLVFLLLFASASFNTAAANEANNFRDLGASHNWALKDVAKMSLRQIIQGDGNGNFLPDQYVSQEQAVAMVIRALGLKGEVDQYDPAAYQLQYRNVSNWAKPYVAIADRYRLLRWEEESRFDGISAASREWVAQLLVRMIDKEDDVSQYSQTASSFADTDKIHAWALDYVKLASSDAYGLIKGIPNANGTVNFNPLDFVTRIQLAALISRAEPFLTVHRDTELQGDIVSVTGNQMVVQTSAGLQTVTLTSGTLVFKNDRQANAASLEPMQPVLVIGKPTAAYIEVLDESRRVEKVSGTLVKVYKDLKAIALSDSSNNLKTYELSEQATYRSIDGTLTSFDGLSENDTVELTILRGKVISVYRLAGGTSTTNAGIIYEWDQANGLLTLQKLSGTPQIYRIGSAVTVTYPDNRTTGLNDLFKGMEVELTVLDNVVSKIHVKTIVEEGTVISLSSDKSILTYEKNDGTPSVRKIAADATIKYGSGATALLSDLQEGDKIVIHIADNGIKSLTISNRTGQSVGELSDLYIEGTVVSLDENAKTLVLKDNSGELKSYEYDTLPELYVNGESDPTLADIKKDMKAKIQLFDDKIVYIEVDNRIEGTVVLIDPDRRIMTLALDGNTQKNYFVDSDYDVNIKDESSADLSDLERNDYVRVELTETNKIKEIDVKRELEYKVTDVSTSSKRLRVEDDDGNSESLYIYSDVRLTVPGINNPKVDDVKEDDLVKATYFGNELKAVEVLPVTRGFITSINTARNEVAVKKFDGSTTTITFGSEDTVKVNSQSYSQINSLAAGDRIEVRFSLGNKKIFDVMQKLEGTFSYVSDSDYLYLIESATRYKLAENPYIHKADTGLTLRNLSKYDKIAIYLLDDVVYEIEKTN
- a CDS encoding Crp/Fnr family transcriptional regulator; this translates as MLSLCAVCELREYDLFEGVEQKELDQLGKGSQPAVVPKRNYIFTPDEPSNAVYLLKKGRVRISRLSDTGKQFTLVTLEPGAIFGESALFGDEPRKYYAEALDDAYICKIDKKVFEEIVSRNPKVSLRLAQIVEQRLEEAQEQIENLVFYDVQTRLARLLLKLADLHGERVPGGVKIGIRLTHEDMASLIGSTRETTSKILNEFKAAGHIDVEKRQIILLDQKALADMQ